A single genomic interval of Pyrus communis chromosome 7, drPyrComm1.1, whole genome shotgun sequence harbors:
- the LOC137739400 gene encoding lysine histidine transporter 1-like — MVVQAPTDGNSSNPNNVDEKPEMRQQISDDEKVRKQKEINDWLPITSSRNANWWYAAFHNVNSMVGAGVLGLPFAMSNLGWGPGCVVMVLSWVITLFTLWQMVEMHEMVPGKRFDRYHELGQHAFGEKLGLWIVVPQQLVCEVGVNILYMVTGGQSLQKIHKIVKKDKDPIKLTYFIMIFASVEFVLSHLPNFNSISGISLAAAVMSLSYSTIAWTTSIHKGVQPDVEYGYKARSTSGTVFNFFNALGQVAFAYAGHNVVLEIQATLPTSPEKPSKYAMWRGVVIAYIVVALCYFPVAFIGYYTFGNTVEDNILISLEKPGWLIVTANMFVIIHIIGGYQLFAMPVFDMIETVLVKKLHFRPTTKLRFVTRNIYVAFTMVVGMTFPFFSGIMGFLGGFAYSPTSYYLPCIIWLAIKKPRKFSLSWFINWICIILGVLLMIVSPIGGFRNIILQAKEYHFYN, encoded by the exons ATGGTAGTTCAAGCTCCGACTGACGGAAATTCTTCCAACCCCAACAat GTGGACGAGAAACCGGAGATGCGGCAGCAGATCAGTGATGATGAAAAGGTAAGGAAGCAGAAGGAAATAAATGATTGGCTTCCAATTACTTCATCAAGGAATGCAAATTGGTGGTACGCAGCTTTCCACAATGTCAATTCCATGGTTGGAGCTGGTGTCCTAGGTCTTCCCTTTGCAATGTCCAATCTCGGATG GGGTCCAGGATGTGTTGTAATGGTGCTCTCATGGGTGATCACTTTGTTCACGTTGTGGCAAATGGTTGAGATGCATGAAATGGTTCCCGGCAAGCGGTTCGATAGGTACCACGAGCTAGGGCAACACGCCTTCGGCGAAAAGCTTGGCCTCTGGATTGTGGTGCCTCAGCAGCTCGTATGCGAAGTTGGTGTTAACATTTTGTACATGGTCACCGGTGGACAATCCCTGCAGAAGATCCATAAGATAGTGAAGAAAGACAAGGATCCCATCAAGCTCACCTACTTCATCATGATCTTTGCCTCCGTGGAATTTGTCCTCTCCCATCTCCCCAACTTCAACTCCATCTCCGGCATCTCATTAGCCGCGGCGGTGATGTCACTAAG TTACTCTACCATAGCATGGACTACTTCAATCCACAAGGGTGTTCAGCCAGACGTAGAGTACGGGTACAAAGCTCGAAGCACGTCGGGGACAgtcttcaacttcttcaacgcCTTGGGACAGGTAGCTTTTGCTTATGCAGGCCACAACGTGGTTTTGGAGATCCAAGCTACACTCCCCACTTCTCCAGAAAAGCCATCGAAGTATGCTATGTGGAGAGGGGTGGTGATCGCCTATATAGTGGTGGCCTTGTGCTATTTTCCGGTGGCTTTCATCGGATATTACACTTTTGGGAACACGGTGGAGGACAACATCCTAATCTCGTTAGAGAAACCCGGATGGCTCATTGTAACAGCAAACATGTTTGTTATCATCCATATCATTGGGGGTTATCAG CTATTTGCAATGCCAGTATTTGACATGATAGAAACTGTGTTGGTGAAGAAACTGCATTTTCGGCCCACAACGAAGCTTCGCTTTGTTACTAGGAACATATACGTTG CGTTCACAATGGTCGTCGGAATGACCTTTCCCTTCTTCAGTGGTATCATGGGATTCCTCGGAGGATTTGCTTATTCCCCAACATCATACTAT cTCCCGTGCATTATATGGCTAGCCATCAAGAAA